CCCTACTACATGTATCCCTATATGTTTAAGGAATCCCAAAGTCACCAGTGAttgatttaaaataatttccCTGTTCACCAATGTTAACTCTAACACTACAGTCACACTTGTCAACTTGACCTTGGAATAGCAAAAGAAAGTGTTTCACAGACACTAGGCAGAAATATCAGAGCTAGGTAATCAACTTCTTGTAAGttataaatatttaataattcACCGAATGATTCTTGATGTGATATGATTGAAATTATTTCCTTGTCAATCATGATCTCTATTTGATTGTGTCAAGACTGTTTCATAATATAAAATCTGACTAATTATTACTGTCTTCCTTATATGACTGTTCAATCCAATAAACAGATTGGTTCTGATTATCTGTGCATCACTTCTAGTCATGGGTCTGAAGTCTGTGCAAAGAGTTCACAACATTCTTCACCTTGCTATTCCCACACAGCCAACACTTGGGATAAATGATTCAGAATATCATTAAAATCTGTAGACTTGATCTGCTATCCCATCATACCCCTTCAATGCTAAAAAGCAAAGGACATTGTTTTGCAGCCAGTGCGACTGAAAAAAAACCTATCCCATAATATCTCTTGTATGAAATGCCAATGACTAGGaacaaatttgttatttttactgcaatttttcaacagtatttataaaagcacagaaaATGCATCATTTCATAATATACACTGCGTGTACATGTAGGTCTCTGTAGCCTTAGAAGGTCTCAACTTTTGGCTTAATACATCGTCactgtgttgtttttttcataaattcaaTAATTAAAACATTGTCCTTACTGTCAAAATACTTTGAGTACTTGGCTATTAATGGTGAATAATTCCATTGGAATCAGCAATGAATCGTCACGACCATGAAGgacaataaaaatatgaacGCATTCTTCTCATAGAGATTATACTTTCTAATAGATTTGAAATATAATTGGTGGGCTTTTACAATTTTCAGCACGTTACAGAATTTTAATGATAAAACATGATACATAGAGATATCAGTAATTGTCCAAAAATAAACTCTATGAATGCCATATGCATTTGTAACAGGAAGTAAAAGTTAAACTATCCATTCTATAAATAGAAATTCTATTTGATGACACATGGTTTGTGTTTTGTTCAATTTATATCAATAACTGGTACAAACATCATACATAGTGGAAATATAACAAGTGAAGGCTTGCTAGGACTGTAATGGTCAGGTCTGCGCAGGGATATCGCTTGATTTTACAAGAAGTGTTCGGTTTTGTTAAATTAAgcaacaagaaaacaaaaaaatataaatttcagcTATTTAGCAGCATTACCAGTACAGACTGGTTTGTAAAAAGGAGCAGTTTTTAAAAGTAAGTAAACAGGGAGTTGAATTTATTGCCAATAAAACAGTCATTGCTTTCAGCTTATCAGCAGTACAGTCTGTTGACAGTGCTGTACATGCCACTATTGATAGCAAATCATACACTGTCTACAGACAGGTAGATCGGTGCCTCTGATAGGCTGATCATGGTTTGGGATATACAGGGTGACATTAGGTGTCCAATCAGATCCCCTTTTACATGGATGCATTTGTTGTCACAGAATTACCAGAAAGGTCATGTAAGGTGATGGGGTTTTGATGATGTCATGTTGACCCCTGACCCTTGCTCCACTTATAAATTTTATTGACCAAATCCACAGATTTTATCCTCACACTCCTAAAAACCATGCACAATGATTCGGAATTTCCCACTACATCAGAGTTGAATGTCATGATTCAACATTTCACAGAATACACACATCTTTGAGATTGGTTTCAATTATTCAGGTCAATTTCTAGAAAAATTTATTCAGTTTTCTGTGCATCAGCATGTACTCACTTGCATGATAAGTTTGTTCATGAAATAATCTAGAGTCAGGGCTTTACctttttcaccatcatggtttagcccaaacccatcattatcaatggtgattgtggacctgttcacagggaattgggggtgaacaggttgagaGCAGAGTTCTTATGCTTCATGGTGACTGGTCATCTTTTATTGACCCACATGAAATTTCAAGCCAAAAATAATTGCATAACATTTAAAGGCCAAAGTAATAAATCCTTTGCTTTTCAACTACTCGAAATTCCATAATGTGAAGAGGGAAGCAGTTTGAGATCACGCAAATAATTTAAGATGGGTATATTTGACAGTTTACCAGATAGACTGTTCATTCCTATAACTGCATCACATCTTGGGACACCATCTTATGTCACTACATCGTTAAATGATTGTAAATATGACTGTAGTATGTGTAAATCAACATCTTGCTGcaatatgaaagtcatgcattGGTTTTGTGATAGAATATCCTCAACAATGGGAAATTCTTCAAGACATTTTTTTGTCTGAAAACTTCCAAAACCTACATGTACACGTGCTAATGTAAAAGAATGAATTTCCATGCAATGCATAAACTTGATCCTGAGACATTATCAATatgaggtatatgataaattatGAGCACATGGCATGACTCAACACTGAGTATGTAGCATTTGATTAGCTCAGTTCCAGTAATTGGCAATTCAGTCCATTTGCAATCTCCAAATGTCATCTCATACACAGTAATGTGGACCAGTGCAGCTCAACATGGGAGACATTAAATTGTAGTTTATTGACTTGAGAGCCATGCATAGACTTGAAAGCTCAgaatttgttgatgaattaaaacCAACAACCAAAGCATAATCTTGCTGTTGGAAGAGAAAGTGATTCTGAATATTGTAgagttgtaccaaaatttgttgacatgcagtgtacatatgcatgtatgctTTTTATTTGACATGCTAAAATGAAATACACTTTGCTATGCAATGCTGCAGTTTTGACAGAACAAGGAATGTGGTTGATATGATTATTGAAATGACCACAAGTACGATGTATTTCACTCTTATTAGCTCATATTTTGTTATAAATGTCTTATAGAGTTgtgtttttgacaattttgccaTGTGCCATGTTAGAATTTTTCTATTGAGAAGTACATTACCAGTTTCCACAGCACTTGTTGATGATTCTATCTCACATGATGTTTTGTGTCTGTGCATACAGTTCCACCGCCTCCACAGAGTACAGAGTCATCAGATCAGTTCATAGACATTTTCAACAAGATTATCCAAGGCTTGCAGGATAAGGATCCCGGAAACTTTGATGGAATGAACTGGTATTTCGGTGACACGACTGACCCAGTGCCGGAAATACCAAAGCTACCGCAGGTGGGTGTCATTCACCATAATATAGCTTACTCAGCTcaaatacacattttaaatgCAATGAGTGGTTGTGTAAGAGATTTTCGTTCGTgttttaattttataatttgaaaTCTTATATTCACTATCCTCAGTTGATGAACATCAAGTTCAGTCAGAAAGGCGCAAGTCACACCATAGGACAAACTACAAACTACAGGTCTTGTCTGAATTTCTTTAATTAGAGTTGGCACAAAAGTATGTGTAGATACCACACTATTTctggacacactgtcagtaTTGTTCCAGAGTTACATCACAGCTTTTTGTGAAGTAAGTGTTGTCATTGAAACCAGTGTATTGCAATGAACACTTAGAATGGTGACACTTTGGATTGTAGCACACTGCTGTACGGGGCGTTGACCACTTGATAACCATGATGATGTAATGTTGCAGAGCTAAACATATCATGAACACAtaggatttttcaaaaatttccaacACACAAATTTTATCACATATCCTACTTGGCCTGTCCCATCTGTAAAACCAGTACCATGCAGAATGGAGCCAAAACATGTAAAGGTTTTAGCTTCTTGGCTTATACTTGGCTTCTACAGTAGAAATTCATTATAGTGCTGCAGATATCTGGCAGTCAAGCCAATTAGAGTCTAACCATCTATCAGCTTGAATTTTTCTCTCTTGACCTAACACTGCTATGTAAATGAGATTCTTGACCAAAGGATGAATATTAGGattgttgaattttaaatgtaacGATTTTTTTGCAAGATGATGGTGGTAGAtcacagaattttgaaaatttttcgagTTGTGTGCAACAAAAAAGAGATATTGTGCCattaatacaaattttttgtttctgttaaaattttacTCGTTAATGATAGATGTGTTCTGGTGCAAAAtagaatatttgtgcatgtttgaATCATTTAGAAGTGAGTTGTTTGGAAATCTACAAAGCTCAGACGTTCCGTATTGTTAGTAATTTGCATTGTGAACAACTCAAAAAATGAgccattttgaaatgctcaCTAACATGGCTGTACGCCAATATTTCTGTGTTTGTCTTTTGTGTGTTATTCTTGAAACAAAGCCAGTATTTTAGACTCCTTCCAAAGTCTGTTGAACTCAGTCACTGTGAATGACACCCAGCATGACAACTTGTGTGACTGACTGATACTTGGCAGAGTGCCAAGTCAATCAGCCAATCAACAGGCTTGTTATGCATATGAAAATCCATTGCTTTGTggtgttcaaatttacacatactgTGAACTGGACACAAATGAagggaaattaaaaaaaatgcttACGTTTGAGTcctgatgtatttttcaataatttgccATGACGTATGACCCTATTAAGCAAATACATTActgttgttttcaatattcataGTGTGTTATCATACATGGAGTTTTCtcattttgattttgtcatATGTGGAGTACTGTGACCAAGCCactgtgtacatgttttgtGAGCTACAGACTTGTCATTTATGGTGTGAAGTTAAGCAGATGAACTATATGCACTCTGAGTCACAATGACTGGGGGAGGTGTGGCACTGCTCTGTACAAATAATGATTCAAGTTATACCAGTGTCAACATCTGAAACACATCCACGTTACAAAAACAACTTTACACCCCACTAGCAATGGTTTAGCCCATTGCTATTGTGTGGAATTGCATAGGGGAGGGTCATACCAAATGTCCAAAAGGGGGTGGTTGGGATTCCCTGCAGTGAGACTTGGAGTGGAAAGTTCCTATAGGTGTTGACCCCTTGACCTATTTCCCTGCGACCCTTTGAATTGAACTTCTTTGACTAAATGGCAAAACAAGAAGTTGCATGTTTTTCCACACTCATGTATTCATTATCCAGTTGGTTCATGCAAACAGTATTTTTATGAGGTGACCTCACGGCAAATCATATAAAGCGTTCTAGAATGCCCTGCCTGTGTTTTCAATAAAGTTGCCCTGTCGTTAGTACAAGGGGTTGCTTGGTAGGAGTGGTTCCCATCTACATGTTCTAGAATGCCCTGCCTGTGTTGTCAATAAAGTTGCCCTGTCATTAGTACACGGGGTTGCTTGGTACAAGTGGTTCCCATCTACATGTTCTAGAATGCCCTGCCTGTGTTGTCAATAAAGTTGCCCTGTCGTTAGTACAAGGGGTTGCTTAGTACGAGTGGTTcccatctacatgtacatgtactggtgTTTTAGGTCAGTTTTGTTTTACATGAATCTTGTATTGCTTACAAAACTGACACATTAAATGACAGTTTGTTTAGAATTTGCCACAAGTCATGAACTTATCTGTTGTAAACAGATGATTCCAATTGATAAgctgcaatattttacaattgtcATCTCTTAATTACATTACAAAGTAGACAGAATTGCTATTGTGTCTATAACCTGCAAAATGACAGGCTAAATTTTAGACTATTCTGGCCAGCACACACGTCTTTCCTCTTAGGTCTGTTTCTTGTTTACCCATTGGTGCATATGATAACAGAAATATTTGAGTGGTGACAAGATGCACTGAACATTTGCCAATTTAGTGATGTTTATCAAATTCTGTATACAATTTGCTGTGAACATAGATGGGTTTTGTACACTTGTGAAGACCAATGCAAATCAAAAGATTTCTCATCCTCACGCGCGTCATTTCAGACCAGCCGCGTCATACTTtgtttctgctcatgaggaaataaaatgaaaaaataaacgcaaagtacgcgacgatagtgcataacacagtgctgtaaaaaacaaaaccgtaaacaaaataactgacactaacattccattcaaaaCTGTACATATATGTCACTGTCTATTAAGCTGTTAAagctgtgcattgctgcacttaaagtcaaaccacagaactgttgatatacaaagatactaagcaacactgctgtgcatttatctcggCGTGCATtcttatgttgttttcatgttttttgcgtcttcttgttggttgaagaattaAACAAATGATAAGGAAAAAACCCCGCATCACCacatcatttttacaatatgtcTAGAATGAGaagcaatttttatatttttcttggcctaacatGTACCATCAGGGGGAAGTGTGTCtcgcaatgtacatgtacatgtatgtgaattaCTGAAAACTGTTGAAGAAATGTGAGAGAGAATTCCATTGTTCCGtttctacaaaaaaaaaacaggaatgAACAGCCAACGTACTCAACTGTAATGTTTTGCATCACAGTAGATATGCTGCACTTCATATTATGACGACGTATCCCATAATGCACTGTGTGTACCGTTGATAAAGAAGTTCTCTTTCTACAGTGTAATTATGTCTTGACACTCAAAGAGCTGGATTGGTTTTCACATTGTagctatttttttcaaatttcagttgagGTCATATTCTATTATACATACCCTCTTTGCTGAAGGTCTCAAAAACAGTAACGAAATGtgacaaacatacaaatatacaaaaatgtgtaaaagaaattgttttttGACCTAAATTTTACAGTCACATGAGGAATGGTGGAGGACTGCCAAAGCATTTGCTCACCTTTGAACCCTGCGATGCCTGCCAGAAGACAACAGTTCCAACTGTATAAATTGATGGCACTTTTGTACAACAGCACAGTGACTACCTAATCTTTAATAGCAGATGCCATAACGATCGTTGTCATCCTCATCATCAGCATTGTTGTCACCATCTACGCCATGAAAACCAGAACGAGGGGCATCATCGTCATGATGATAAGGAGATCACTGCAGAGAAGTGGAGGTGGGCTATCATTATATTGTTTTTTGTGCATATAAATTTCCCAGTACACATCTTGTGTTTCAAGTGAACTGCCTAGAATGATGTCAGGCACAAGTTAGGACTAACCAGTGGACACGAGCCTTTGGATATCAACTTAAGGGGTTTCCTCTGAGCCTTAAAGCTATATATGTCATCACTAACAACTCCTCAGTTTACCATTAGTGATCAATAGAAAATGATGCTAGGCACAGATGAAGATCAACCAAAACATACCTGTGAGCCTAAAAGTGTTTTCCTAGGGAGTCTCTAAGCTTTGTAGTCTATTCCTAATGATATCCTAGGTTACTGGTTTTTAAAGCGAAATCTATTCCGTATCCAGTTATCTTCAAATTTCCCAAATATTCTCGTCTtttaatgtgactttgtttgcaCAATGTTTAAACGCTGAAGGCAATGGTGACGTTTGTACCACAGCTCACTTGGAAATTATGAGAAATAATTGCTACCCTGTTCAAAGGTTAAACAGTCGCTTGATCCTGAGACTGGTTGCAAATGCCATGACCTATAACCTTCTAAACAACTTCAATCAACGACCACCCAAACAATAATTAGACAGTGAACACAATCGTACAAATGTCACAGCAGAATTAGATTAAGTGAAACGATTTTAGGCAATGTACTGTAAAAGATTAGGTTCAATGTATGATAATAGATAGGGAGCAGATTGGGAAAATCATTACAGAGCAGTGGTCTAAATTCtcaaatgattttactaaattttattATTCCATCACGTTACTTTATTGTTCTAATATTGCATGCAGACCTGGGTAGAATTACTTTGAAACCAGGTACAGCCGATAGCAGAAAGCTAATaacaataaaattactgatGTCATTTCTGCTCCATGTGGAAggaatttcaagttgattttctCTGTTTGGGAATTATCTTATTTGATTACGTTATTGCACCTTATTTGTATACTTCCATCGAATATAAATAATATCACATAATGTAACTAGTCCTTTCACAGTCAGCTTTTTAGACAAGGTTAATGGCATGAATTAGCAATTTGATATACTATTGTTGTCGGTATGCTGTCAGCTTGCTTAACGAAATGAGAACCCTGAACACAACTGTTGTTTTACAGCAATTATTCTGGTCAGCCATTTTCTTTGTTGCCAGGTGGGATGTTACTTTTGTGTCAATATAAATCATTAGGGTCAATATCAAATGATTTTCATGTTTCTGCTCAATGTAATCACAAGATTCGAACATGGATTTACTGTCAATGTTGAATCAACAAGTGTTAACACAAAATGAAAGACTGCCTGTTCTGGGAATTGTGTACCTCCTCTCTTGTTGTGCTGT
The Ptychodera flava strain L36383 chromosome 3 unlocalized genomic scaffold, AS_Pfla_20210202 Scaffold_25__1_contigs__length_14229661_pilon, whole genome shotgun sequence DNA segment above includes these coding regions:
- the LOC139125273 gene encoding uncharacterized protein, with protein sequence MVDVLSMRWGSAAQCLVFLACLLSTCESTPKDYQRQQLLPVPPPPQSTESSDQFIDIFNKIIQGLQDKDPGNFDGMNWYFGDTTDPVPEIPKLPQSHEEWWRTAKAFAHL